The region GACTTTAGAGTCAATTTCATCTGCAAGCTGGAAGCCCGTGCTGCCTTCTCCACGACCCTCACTCCTCAGCACTCCTGTCTCTGAACCTGCTGTGCCAGTCAGGTTTGGAACACCGAACAATGGCAAAGAGATAGGCTGCAGTGGATCTTCGGGAGAGCTGGACAACCCGGCTAACCCACCAAGACGGGACACCAGGCAAAAGActgtctctcgccctctcttCTTTCTTAGCTTAGCCTTAACACCTTTGCTGGCGTCAGGCAGGGTTTGCTCTTTAAGCTCAGGTGTGATCTCTGGCTGCCCTTGGTATGGTGACTGGGCAGTGCTATCCAGCAGAGGTTTTGGTGGAAGGGGAGAGCCATTCCTTGTCTTGTTATCACCATGTCCTTGTCTGTGATGGAGATCAAGCTGTTTCCTATTATTCCACTCTTCCATCCATGCCTCCTCTCCTTGCTGCCCCATCACGTCTCTATGACCTTCCTGTTTCACAGAAGCCACAAGCATGCCATAGTTACCCTCCTGTTCATGTTGTTGTACTAAATTTGGTTTGACATAACTCACGGTGTCTTTCATAGCATATTTATGAGGCTGCAGTGTTTCAAGCAGAGAGTAATGGGGAGCACTGTAGGGTGGAGGGGGATTGTATGATGGGGGTAGGCTTGACACCCTTTGCAGGTAACTGAGTTCATTCTCCTTGCGATTCTTCTCCCCCGACTTCTTGAGGAAAGGGGACTGAGGAGGTCTAAATGGAACTGCTGGTTGCCTTTCTTCCTCTTGTCTCCACCCTCTCATGGGAGAATTCCATGTTGGTGGAGGGTATGTGCTCTGGAGGTCCACACTGCCATCTCTACCCACCCACTGTGtgagcctttctctctcctgcgcCTGCACCCTTTGGAACCCCTGAGCCCCCCACATTTCGGCCTCCATGCGCCTCTTCCTGGGCAACGAGTGACAGTAGCGGGAAGCCCAGGCCTCCAGTTCACGGTGGCTGCTGTCACTCATGCTCCTCTTGCAGTCTCTCCTGTAGCGAAAGGGGCTACACGgctcccacctcctcccccacccctccctttgcaccctcctttccctctcctgctctttgTGTGCCCTCTCCATTTCCGCCCGCGcccactccctctctgctctctcgcGTCCCTGCTGATTGCTGAAGCCTTGTGAGCGGGGCTGGCTGTCTAATGCAAAGGGGAAGTCGGACGGCTGTACGCCTGTCCTGTTGGTGTGATCCCGCAGAACCCAGCCAGTTCGAGAGCCGGGCGCTGTCCACCAGTTCATCTCACGGCTGAGATCTCTCTCGTACAAGGGCTGCTGGGAGTGTGGCGTGCGCTGCTTCTCTCGGTACCTGTGAAGAAACATCCAGAGAACATTTTCTCGCAGTCCAATTCTCAGGGCTGGGGTGTCGCAGAGTGCCTAATAGACTGGGCTCTAAACAGAATGATGGAAATTTGATTTATGGGTTAGGCACTATTGTTACAGCTTTGAATAAGACAGATACCCTGAATTGTCAGAAAAGATAAATAAGTTGACAGAACGTGGAAAGTGTGACCCATGTAACTCGCTCTGGTCCAGGGTGGCTGTCTACCAAACAAACAATGTAATTCTGAGGCAAATCAACGGGGCAAAGGCCAATAGGATTTAGgggtgtttattttcttaacaACCAACCGCCAGCCTTCCAGGAGTCCAgatgatattaatattaatcaaataaaagtaCTGGTTCCTAATTAATTTGGATAACAACTTTAAAAGTGAATACTAAGATCCATGGAAACTAAGAAACATGGTTTGTCATGTCTGATGAACATCAATCTCAAGagaaattacaaatataaaaactcaTTAAAATATAGCATGTGTCACATTTGATTGAAGAAATGTTATGCCCATTTTTATATCATTTCCTgctcacacaaaaatacattaataattaaaacaatgtttttttaaatcctccaAACGAGTACAAACATGCTATATTATCAGcgaataaataatatcaaataaaagACAGGCTGCTGTTGGTCGCTGAGGTAAAAACACACTGAActggatatatttttaaagctgtaattTTACACGTTGGATTGTAGTGGGTCTATAGTCTTGAAGGAGCATTTGGAATACGTACACATGTGACAGGTTCTGCCCTGGAACAGTCCCATATTTAGAGTACAGAGACGGCTGCCTTTGGTTCCCTGTCCAGTACTCCATCACAGAAGCCTTGGAAACACAGCCTGCATTCTAGGACACAATAACCGCTCATATTTACATTgcttaacaaatacatttcggcattcatatTGCCCTGATGTTTAATGAGACATGCTGTGAAATTGTGAATTTAAAATACACCAAACaaattggaaaagaaaaaagtctgtTTCGTGTGAAATGAAGCATTGGTTGACAGAGAAAACAAGGCAGGTTTTCATaccccatcaaaaaagaaaagaaaaaaagactgcagGTCCACAATTAATGCTGATACACAGAGTTCCCAAGACATAAAAGTAGGCACATTATTTAAGGAGAACCCATTTTGAAAGAGGTGTAATGAATTCTGAACTATGCATGCTACTTATGTATATGGTTTTCTTAGCAGGAAAACGGCtcaatttagttttaaaaacTTGAACAATATTCCCAATTCATCTAATCAAACAGCCAAGAACATACAGCTTCATGTTTTGGAACTACACGACAGCCCTTCATCATCCCACGGCTATCCAGCACGCTAAACACTTTCCTGCATAAACTACTATATCCATGATACAAGCAGACATCTTTTACTGAGAAAGTGTTGGTTAGCCTCCATTCAGCCAAGATCCctgacactcacacataccTGTGTGCCGTATGCAGGTCTGGATGGTTATGTGTGTCCCTGCTCGCTGGGCGGTGGTGCTATCCAAACGCACTGGACAACAGTTGGTTTTAGAAAGAGGTAGCTTTTCAAACCCCTATCCTTGCACGCCctatcaccccccctcccctcccctcccctcccgctccccaccccctgcccgGGCCTCCATCACTGGTAGAAGCCTCCCTTTTCAATTCTGAATGACCTATCAAAACAGTGCATGGGAATTCTTTAATTAAGTTAGGAGCGATCACTGTCCAGCTCTGGCTGCCACCCGGCACCTCCCTGTCACGACTGATGGGGCAGTGTAAACACCCCTCTCCACCGGGCTGCACAGGCATCACGCACAACATGTACTTACTTAATCCTCTTCGTTCCCTGTGGAACATAAGGCTGCGACTATCTGCTTCCAACTGGTCCTATCCTGTGCAGCATGTTGTGCCTCGCCCCaaacatgtgcaaacacacattcgCTCCCTAAATGTGACACAGCagttaaataaaactgacagcAGGTCTTTAGTGCATAATCAGCACTTTTTCCCACTCTTTTGTCTGGAGCCACACAGTCCATCCGCATTGACTTTAGTCTGCTGTTCGATGTCACATTACGTGATCAGAAACATGGCAGGAGAGGGACAAGGGGGACGATGAACTCAGACCATGAGAAGCGAGGGTACAGaacagggttgccaggtttggaGCCATTTTCTCCAACAAACTCACAGAACTGTTACCGAGTTTGCTCTGATTTTTTAGAACTGAAAGGCCGGTAGGCATTTTTGCATAAACACAGTGAAGATTAACGCTTTCCCGaacagttttgtgtttccttAAAAATTGGTTTGTTTTACAATGCCAACAGTTTTTTGGGAACTTTTCCCACAGCAAGTGCAGTTCAAAGCACTTcagattttgtatttatttttgctacatGATGTCATAGTTTTGGCTTCTTTTGCAGACATGACAGATCACATCATGTCAGAGGGAGACTATGAAATCAGAGGGACGGGGAGTCAGATTCCATTGAGCTGCTGCAGAAGATGTTGAATTCAACAAGTTTTCTGTCACCGGTATTCTTGTCCATTTGGCTGTAGAGCCAAGTGAAGCAAAATCGCCTCTCAAAAAAAGTATATACTAATTTCTAAGGCCACATTAATCGTAACACAGGAGTTCTGGTTGTACAGAGTGCTTGTGGGCCTGAGGGGGCAGTAATgggaggtgggtgtgggggttggggttggggggggggtggtggtggaatTGGGATATAGATAGGAATCTGTTGTTTTGCTGGGTGAGCTCAGGGGAGCGCTAGTTTTCCTTTCTTTGAAACTCTCCAGCGGAACAAACAGGATTTTCTCTCTCAACAGAAAGTCTGCACATCAGCAAAGAGCGGTCGACACAGATAACAGGTCAGGAGGGAGGGTAGAAACGATAGGCGCTGACAAAACTCGGCGGTTGGAAATAGCAGCAATATCGTTTACTCaattcttttttgttcattccttcattttacatttaaaaagacactCAAAACACTTTGAAATTAAAACAGATCAAACTGAATCCCTGTAACATACcgcacaaaatgtttttttttaaaagccaaaaagTTCTGATCATAACAATTTTCATCTTTATCAGTGAAATACGAAGTACAAATTGAAAGTGTCCAATTGTTTCACAAATccaaaaaatcagaaaaacctTAAAACTCAGGACCTCACGGCCTACAGAATATTTCTCTCTGGCCCTGAGGGCCTGTAAGGTCACACAacccacataaaaaaaatacttttatttctctcttctgTCACTTAGTGCTCACACACGTTATCCCAATGTGTCACACTACAGTGTCTATGAACTtgaacatctctctctctcattgcatCTGTTCCTTTCTCCTCAGAGTAGCATGGTAGAGGCTTATATTTTGGGCAGGATCACAACACTGAATCTGCGTGTCGAATCGCTGGGGCAGGATGTCGTCGTAGAAGCCTGGCGTCCCGTGCTCCCTGCGCATCTTGGACGACAGGTACACCACTGCCCCCTCCtggcacaggtgtgtgagggtgtcCATCAAGAGAGGGTATGTGTCTGACAAGTACACAATGTCGGCACCCAAAACTAAATCCCAGTCTGAGGGGAACTGCTCCTGATCCAGGCcccaggagagggggaggacagTGGGTGTGACGGAGGGCCACCCTGACGGGGGCCTGTTCGCGGAGACATTTTTCTGCAGCTGAGGAAGTGCATGGGGGAGGTCAGTCAAGGTCACTTCAGCTcctaaatgtggaaaaatgaagACACCACCCAAGTAAATGAATAGCTCCTAGCACAGAGTTTATATGCACAATTAACTATTGATAGGGTTTCTGGTTACAAAAGAACAGGCACATTCGATTGACACTAAAATTTAATTGACAATAAAAGTTTTCGCAAAGTTAGGGAGGACTCGTCAATCACGCCATGGTTGTAAAACTGAAGGAGAGATTCTCAATGAGTCCTGCAGACGTTGTTACCTTCAACTCACACAACGTTGGCGGcctctgctggacaaaaacAGAACTAAAAGCTTCAACTTACCTAATCGTGCGGCCAAAATACCAACAATGCCAGTGCCAGCCCCCAACTCAATGACTCGCTTTCCCTTCAGGTCGAGTTTTTCCAAGTACCGACACAGGTAAAGTGCCTTTAAGAAAGATACATACACAGAAAGAATAGTTTAGCTCTCTTTAGGACATTAATCTACTTATGGaattaattacatattttgttttaataacaatgtaatgtgtATGGCACTAACATAAAGCTTGAATCTGACAGCTGGTACTACAAACATTTCCCTGTAGGCAATAATATCTGGTACACTCACAGCGTCCCACACTTGCGCAGCCACGCCGAGATTAGCGCTGAAAACCTGGCTGATCTTTAACTCCTCACTGCTGAATCTGTAATTGACCTCTTCAGAGAACGCATCCGCAAACAACTCGTCACCCAAATGAAAGGGATATCCCTCTTGTTCACCATCGAAACTCATTGCAGCAAAAATGATAAACTTAAAGTTTACACGAACGTCCGAAAATGCTAAATGGAGCAATGCAGTTTGACATCGACGCCTATCACTAACTGCTTAAAacaagttagccagctagctatttAGCGCGGTTGGACACGTTTTCTTCACAATTCTGGCTATGTCTGGCGTCGCAGAATACAGAAGCCTACGGCAAACTGTCTTAGAAACAAACTCTGAGTCCGTGTACTGCAGGCataaattctttttaaatttcttcacGCGTGCTCCGGCCCGACTGCGCAATTCTTTATACCTCCACGCTGGCAGCACATTGCTAGCTGCGAAGATGTTGGTAACATGTAGTTAGCTTCATGTTGATGACGTCATCTGAAAGAATATCTTTTCCTGCTTTAATTAACGCACAAACAGTAAAGAAATCACAATGGCGATAAATCGTAGCTAATGTCTTCTAAAttagatcatttttaaataagacaaaatgtGGTTGCAAAAGTAATATAATGGCTAATGGTGACGTTAGATTTTGAAATAACGTTGTGGATCACTTTCTAAACCGTAGGGGCCtttattaaacataattatttaaataactgtGGTGCGTTCTTATTTCTATTCAAACCAGCTGATTCGAATTCAGAGTAGAATTTTGTGTTATAGGATATATGTGTAGGCTACAGCGGTCGTTGATTTAAATCTCATAGTTTGTCAATACCATCAGTACTTAGTCAAAATCTGAAGATCCATACTTGAAACCCCAAACATAAATTCGGTTGTTAGCTTACCCGTGTTACTAATATGCTACACTGGTAATTAACAACTTAATTCTTAAGAACAGACTGCCGCAGGAGAATTTGCTTAAATCGCTCATCCGCACCTCCTACACTGAGTGACAGCTGTGTTTTGTCACGCTGGGTGGGAGTGGGAACGCTGGCCCTGGCTGTTAAACATGCCAGAATGACCCTTGAATTGTTGCCCAGCTTTTGCTATTTGGCCTACTTCGCAAAACCTGCCTTGCATcgcccttcctcctcctcctcctcctcctcctcctcctttgcAACCCACTACATATCCTTTCACACCGTGTCACGTGCACCGCGGTCTGTTTACAAAATAGGCTGATCCCCGAGTCAGGACACGCAGACAGCGTGGCTGCGCGTGCCAAAGTCCAGCTCACGTCTCAGGTCAGACCTCGTTCTCAAGGcgtatgaaaaaaatgaaacattagcTGGACAGCTTTATCCGCTTTACAAATCTGCATGAAGCATAGGGCAGCCCTGCAAAAATACATGCAAGCAATTATTGTAATTCTTATCTCCAAAAGCAAATATGATTATAGTAGAGAAATAATGCAAGATATCAAATCGACCTATGAAATATTCTTCATCACGTGGGTTGAAGTTACGGTGCATATGACTATGTGGCCCAAGGCTTTAGGAAAGAAAACTATGGCCTTCGATGAATGAGCAAGCCACGCAAAAGCATACAGTGAGGAATGAGCACTACAGTTACAGGTTGGGAACTAATCAGAACCAGGGGTCATCACCGTGTTCGTGGCGGACTTTTTGTTCAAAATGCGATTTTTACCACTTTTTTTcccaatcaatttttttttttttttgccacagacacagacaagtCTTGCCACGGACACGTTTGTCCGTGTACGGACACGTTGATGACCCGTGGTCAGAACGTTGACTGCAAACTAATGGATTAAACGCCTCTGGCAAATGAAGGTTGGAATAACTAATGGTATATTGCAGTGGTCGCTCTAGTCAGCAGGTCTGACCGCAGGTAAGCCAGGTCACAAGATATACTGACCACAGCCGGAACTTTCCCTTTACATGGGCGGACTCTAGTCTTGCTAACATGCCTTCACCCCACAGTGGTAAATTCACATGGGTCTGGACATGAGCGGTAATGGGAAGGGGCTAGGCGgtgagtcaaactgtctcatCTGCCACCTCCCCTCCCAGAACACCTGGCGGCATTTGGGTCAGGCCTCCGCAGAAGCCATGTTCCCAGAAGGCTGTGGAGCTGCTCTCTAATTTTCAGGTCACATGTTTGAtttagaaaacaaacagcagcccAAAGGTGGGTTACATCACCCTCCCTAAAGAAACACAACCATGGagagttttcatattttattaaaatcaaGAGAAGTACACAGACCCACAtatgcgcacgcgcacacacacaaacacacgctttattcaaaataaagaaTACTTTATAAACATTTGTAACAATACGACATCATCTTGAGAACTTTATGAATTTGCTGGTTTAAAATATTGTCTTCATGtcttaaattagattttttatagTCAGCTTTACAGCTTACCATTTACCATTGCTCTGTGGTTTTACCAATTCTAAAGAGTTGctaaacagcacagacaaaaacactgtCCTGAAAATATCTCACTAGGCTTTGTCTCataaatgcattcatacataaatacaaacataataatttaaaacaagatTGTTCTTAAAAGGCATGGCACACTAGTGATGATTTTGAAACCTCATTCTCCATTTTGTCAGTCAGGGTGTTTTTAGTGGTTCATTGTTTCCTGGAGATCACAGTCACTGTCCCCTCAtgacacagagcacagcctcTGATAATTGTTACAGACTGCCCGCGTGCTGAACatggcccacaatgcactgcagaaaGTAAGTGGTTCCAATTGCTGAGGTTGAGGTGAGGCCCGCCCACCCGAATGACCAGCTTCCTGCCCTGCTGCTCAGGGGCAGTGTGTTCGGTTCTCCGGTCAGCGTGACCCTTGTCTCTGCACGTGGGAGGCTGGCGCAGTCCTCTGACGACCGCGGTCGACCCGCGCGGTCAGCGTTTGATGAACTGCAGGTTGATTTCGGTCTGCGGCACCAGCAGCGTTCTGGTCATGGGGCGGACCGCCTCGGCGTCCGGGTCGGGCCTCACTTCGAAATGGATCAGGATCTGACGGGACAGAGCGACACGGAAACAGAACTGAGCCGCGAGCCCAGAACTCCGGGCCGTGTGAGCGAACACGTTtcgctttctttctttatttatttatttaatgtttatttgatagggacagatacatttatAGCATATGGTAATTTCCCATGCTTGTCCCTAGATGggcttttcaaacacacacacacatacagcacaaaatcatataatcataaaatacatacaataaactACTAGAGCATTATTATGCACATTAAAATTGAGTAAAGATATCATAAAATTTGATGAAAACCTAGCAATTCATAATCACATATGCTTACACGACTGAGTGCACTTTaaaaattgcttcagtttatacTTAAAATGCTCAAAATTATGGTCGGTTTTAAACTGTTGTACAGCGCGTGCCCGGATGGGTACAGCGCGTGCCCGGACGGGTACACATACTTGCGCCAGCGCCAAGTAGAGCTCCAGCTCGGCTATCCGGCGCCCGATGCAGCTGCGCTTGCCCACGCCAAAGGGCACCGAGGCGTAGGGGTGGTGCCCCTGGTCCCGCCGCAGCCAGCGCTGGGGCAGGAACTCGTCCGGGTTCGAGAACATCTTCTCGTCCCGGGACGTCGCGTAGTGGCACAAAGTAATCAGGGTCTGAGGAAAGGGATGATGGgaagaagagagtgagagatagagagagagagagaacttgaAATTATCCCTCTGAATGACTTCAAGCCACGCATATTTCTTCAAGCCCTTCCCAGACAACTGATTTTGTGCTCTGCTAACTTCAGTGGGATTGACAACCAAGCCACTTTTATCATGTAATGTAGCATTTTCACACCGAGTCTGTGCGGGTCAGTCATGTTGTGCGCTCATCCTTCTATgagaaggaataaaaaaaggagaacTCACACTTTTTGGAATGAGGTAACCTCCCACTTGGATGTCTCTGTCGGTAATGACTCGGCCATTGCCAGGGATGACTGGATAAAGTCTggaacagacagcagcagcccacTGTGAATACATGCACTACCGGAACTGGACTACAGATGGCACCACTGGGTCACACGTTCAAAGGGACAGAGACGCTGTCCCTCCATCAGGTATATGCTACACCAATAACCTAATCTATTTGCAATGCCTTTATTGTGTTAAATCTGCTTTGTTATGTGTGAGGTCTGTAATTTCACTTATGATCACAAACAGGAACTAAAATAAGTGGTTTTCAGCGGTAACAGCTCTGAATTGTGCATCTAGGCAATTTGCTATTTATGACATaagaaatttctttttttctagttGATTCATTTGGATGTAGTCATCTGACACAGTTTATTAATTTAGTAATTTACCTTATCAAATgacactaatttaaaaaaatgtaactttacAATAATATAACAAAAACGTGCCAGGCAGCAAACTATTTTCTGCTGTCTAGCTAAGTCAATAGTGCATGTATTATACACCTCCAACACATAGACAGCACAGCCTAGCCGGTGGACTGGAAAACAACGTAAGCTTGCATTGCACTCTTTCAAACTGACGAGGATGCAGGTGGGTTTGCACTCACTCAagggggattttaaaaaaacatcagaagagagggaagagaataGGGATTTCGGGAAAGCCGGAGGACGGCCTCACCTGAGCACCTCCTTCACCACGGCCTTCAGCAGGGGCATCTGAGCTACGTCCGCGGCCCCCGGGACCTCCCGGCCTCTCAGAACCCCGAGAACCTCGTCCCGCAGGGCCGCCTGCACCCCCTGGTGCCGGGCGAGCTCGTACAGCGACCAGGACATGGTGCCGGAGATCTGAGACCAGGCGGAAAGGGAACGGTCAATTTAAGGGGGGCTTCCACAACAGGGCTTTCACAACAACAGCAGGTCATATTCCATTAGTCATTAGTCAATGCAGCTACGTGTCGCCCACTGTTACTGTGCAACTTATTCTCCCTTCTCCGTTTGGTTTCCATGGTTGGTTTGATTTCAGTTCAGTATCGTTTCAGATTTTTGAACCTGCTAAGTAAGATCCCTTTAGTTAATCAATTTATGATAGATTTAAGTCTTACACCTGCCCCAAAATCCTTTGCAAGTGTAGGTCCAGCATGGACACAATTTAACTCATTGTAACCACAGAAATTAATTGTCATGGAAAACTGGTTTGGGACCTGTGTAGGTCCCCAAGAGGTTACCTACTGCAGGCTGCCTGAAAACTAAGTTAACTATGCCGACAGCTCTGTTCCTAAGGGGAAGTAATAGCCCTGACAAAAGCAGCCCAATACATTTAGCCGCAGAAAGTTTGTTTGACTCGATTTTACCTTAACACATTATTTGCCTTTGCTTACAACCACTGGCTATTGGGTATTACTCATCTTCAAATTAGACAGTAACTCTCGAACCTGCAGGATTACTGTGACTGATGCCCACGGGTCAGAGCAAATGAAATGAAGGAGAGGATCGACCCTCACCGTGTCCACCCCGGCTAGCAGAAGCTCTGTCACATTACTGTACACGGTCTTCAGCGGCAGGCCTTGCTG is a window of Anguilla anguilla isolate fAngAng1 chromosome 13, fAngAng1.pri, whole genome shotgun sequence DNA encoding:
- the LOC118210545 gene encoding EEF1A lysine methyltransferase 3-like gives rise to the protein MSFDGEQEGYPFHLGDELFADAFSEEVNYRFSSEELKISQVFSANLGVAAQVWDAALYLCRYLEKLDLKGKRVIELGAGTGIVGILAARLGAEVTLTDLPHALPQLQKNVSANRPPSGWPSVTPTVLPLSWGLDQEQFPSDWDLVLGADIVYLSDTYPLLMDTLTHLCQEGAVVYLSSKMRREHGTPGFYDDILPQRFDTQIQCCDPAQNISLYHATLRRKEQMQ